The sequence below is a genomic window from Sardina pilchardus chromosome 9, fSarPil1.1, whole genome shotgun sequence.
TAGTGTGGGGGGATTCTGATGTTAATTTCTGTATCCTCTGTCATAGCATTATTGTCTGTCTTATGTGTAATGAGTGTATCTCTGTCAACAGGGGATGCATGGCATGGCTACCACCATCATATGCTTGGGGAAACTTTACCATGCTGGCTATTGGTGTATGGGCGATTGCTCATAGAGACTCCATTGATGCTGTGCTAATGGTGGGTCAGCTAAGTGAGCTTcctcatgcactcacactctctctgaaagagagaaaactctGAAAGCTAGATTATAACAGATATATCACATGGTCTTACCCACAGTTTGACCCAGAATTATTTGTTCAGTGCGGAACTGAGGGCAGCTCTGCACCCACGAATAATATCTGACCATAATAATGTTTCTCTGTACTGATGGAAAGCAAATTGAAAATTCTTTTCACCTCTTAGCATTTGATATTATTGCACCAAGTCGAAGCTTATTCTGTTCATCTGAATTGTGAATCACTATGCTTACCACGCCAACcacctttctcccccccccccccaacagttCCTTCTGGGAATGGTTTTGACCATTCTGACAGACATTATCCACTTTGGAATCTTTTACCCGGTGTCCGAGGGCCTGGCGGAGAGGAACAGGGACACCTTCCGTTTCAGCGTGGGCATGGCCATCCTCAGCCTGCTCCTCAAGCCCGTCTCCTGCTTCTTTGTCTACCAAATGTACCGGGAAAGGGGAGGCGACTACAACGTCAACTTTGGTAAGTGGACTACACGTAGAGAGGGCCTTGGCTATCTGGATACAGAGGGATTCATACGTTTGGTGGTCCACAGATTTGGCCTCTTACACGAGTGTGTGATGCATGTGCCTTAGGATTTCTTAGTAAACATTTCTCCTTTCTACAGCTCTTGGATAAACGGGGAAAGTGTTTTAGAAAATATTTTCCTGTGTAAACCAATGGTTTGCTTTTCCTCTCTATAATACTGATTCAACTGCTGTGTTTGAAGCTCCCTAAAGAGGAGAGTGGGGGCAGAGAGAACTAGAGG
It includes:
- the agtrap gene encoding type-1 angiotensin II receptor-associated protein gives rise to the protein MEIPAINLKAIVLVHWLLTVWGCMAWLPPSYAWGNFTMLAIGVWAIAHRDSIDAVLMFLLGMVLTILTDIIHFGIFYPVSEGLAERNRDTFRFSVGMAILSLLLKPVSCFFVYQMYRERGGDYNVNFGFPTVTRNRDAYQSIDQQDQSSSAPANPFNQAEGSKQARSY